One window of the Synechococcales cyanobacterium T60_A2020_003 genome contains the following:
- a CDS encoding 50S ribosome-binding GTPase, protein MSPSTASTQRTIVLIGKENTGKSQLVASLTHRTPYSSNFRGSTVTCERYTGDGVMFIDTPGILYRSDTTTTRSALEQLQQGDTIVLVVKATHVDEDLTDLLPLVADKQGIVVITFWDKVLPSTFTQQTVHRWEQTSNLAFIPVDARHLTAAQRQEILAAMHEPSVFPSQWHPIPAGWRIEPRPTLLEHPRLGWLLAIALLLIPAVLAVWFANTVAAIVDPLIQGLVNPTVETLSGLPSLPREILIGRYGLVTMGPLLFVWAVPTVILYALFLGAYKASGLVERITVALHPLLRPFGLSGRDLVRVIMGFGCNVPAVISTRACSSCSRQTCISAIAFGSACSYQLGATLGVFSAANLPYLVMPYLLYLTITTLIYTRLIAPKSARSPQNSLMIEHRTFLEVPRWSAIWREMKGTLSQFFTNAIPIFLVITLIASVLDWLGVLNGLSGLINPAMGLFRLPPEAALPVILASVRKDGLLLFAEPNTVGLLSPVQILTGVYLAGVLLPCLVTALTIAREQSLKFALGLMVRQAIAAIVFALILAWGGYFWW, encoded by the coding sequence ATGTCCCCCTCCACCGCTTCCACGCAACGCACAATCGTTTTAATTGGCAAAGAGAATACTGGCAAATCTCAACTGGTCGCCTCTCTGACCCATCGCACCCCCTACAGCAGCAATTTTCGTGGCTCTACAGTCACCTGTGAGCGCTATACGGGAGACGGTGTGATGTTCATTGATACCCCTGGGATTCTGTACCGTTCTGATACGACAACCACTCGATCCGCATTAGAGCAATTACAGCAGGGTGACACGATCGTGTTGGTGGTGAAAGCGACTCATGTGGATGAGGATCTGACAGATCTATTACCTTTAGTCGCGGATAAGCAGGGAATTGTCGTCATCACGTTTTGGGATAAGGTATTGCCATCAACATTTACACAGCAGACGGTTCATCGCTGGGAACAAACTTCCAATTTGGCGTTTATTCCAGTGGATGCAAGGCATCTAACTGCCGCGCAACGACAGGAAATTTTAGCGGCAATGCATGAACCGTCGGTCTTTCCCAGTCAATGGCATCCCATTCCTGCTGGATGGCGCATCGAACCGCGTCCAACGTTGCTGGAGCATCCCCGGTTGGGTTGGCTGTTGGCGATCGCTCTGCTGCTGATACCTGCTGTTCTTGCGGTCTGGTTTGCCAATACGGTTGCCGCGATCGTTGATCCACTTATACAGGGATTGGTCAACCCAACGGTAGAAACCCTCTCTGGCTTACCGTCCCTACCCAGGGAAATCTTGATTGGACGCTATGGCTTGGTCACAATGGGACCGTTGCTGTTTGTCTGGGCAGTGCCAACGGTCATTCTTTATGCGCTATTTCTGGGTGCTTACAAAGCCAGTGGTTTAGTCGAACGAATCACCGTTGCCCTGCATCCGTTGTTACGTCCCTTCGGCTTATCCGGACGAGATTTGGTGCGTGTCATTATGGGGTTTGGCTGCAACGTGCCAGCCGTGATCAGCACTCGCGCCTGTTCCAGTTGTTCTCGCCAAACCTGTATTTCGGCGATCGCCTTTGGTTCTGCTTGCTCCTATCAATTGGGTGCCACCCTGGGAGTGTTTAGTGCCGCGAACTTGCCCTACCTGGTGATGCCTTACCTGCTCTACCTGACCATCACAACATTGATTTATACGCGCCTGATTGCGCCCAAGTCGGCTCGTTCTCCCCAAAACAGTCTCATGATTGAGCATCGCACGTTTCTGGAAGTGCCGCGATGGTCAGCGATTTGGCGTGAGATGAAGGGAACACTGAGCCAGTTCTTTACCAACGCCATTCCCATCTTTCTGGTGATCACGCTGATTGCTTCTGTCCTGGACTGGCTGGGCGTTTTGAATGGGCTGAGTGGGTTGATTAATCCGGCAATGGGATTGTTTCGCTTACCACCGGAAGCCGCATTGCCTGTGATTCTGGCATCAGTTCGTAAAGACGGACTCCTGCTCTTTGCTGAACCCAATACGGTTGGCCTGTTGTCTCCTGTGCAAATCCTCACAGGCGTTTATCTGGCTGGGGTACTGTTACCCTGTCTGGTGACAGCCCTGACGATCGCTCGTGAACAATCACTCAAGTTTGCGCTGGGGTTGATGGTGAGGCAGGCGATCGCCGCGATTGTGTTCGCCTTAATTCTGGCTTGGGGGGGATATTTTTGGTGGTAG
- a CDS encoding GTP-binding protein encodes MPDIPSSVPVTVLTGYLGAGKTTLLNRILTHEHGKKVAVIINEFGEVGIDNQLVIDADEEIFEMNNGCICCTVRGDLIRIIGNLMKRRNKFDHLVIETTGLADPAPVIQTFFVDEDVRSQTSLDAVVTVVDAKHIHQHWDADEAIEQLAFADVILLNKTDLVTPAELDELEQRIRSMNAMAKIYRTQDAQVEMDSILGVGAFDLSRALEVDPNFLGEDAHEHDETVGSVAIAESGVLNFERLNTWMGELLRNQGPDIFRMKGILNIEGEDNRFVFQGVHMLFDGRADRPWKPNETRRNELVFIGRNLDEAELKEGFRGCLV; translated from the coding sequence TTGCCCGATATTCCAAGTTCTGTCCCTGTAACCGTCCTCACGGGCTATTTGGGTGCCGGGAAGACAACGCTCCTTAACCGCATCCTGACTCATGAACACGGTAAGAAAGTCGCCGTCATCATCAATGAGTTTGGCGAGGTAGGCATCGACAATCAGTTGGTAATTGATGCCGATGAAGAAATCTTTGAGATGAATAACGGCTGCATCTGCTGTACAGTTCGCGGCGACTTGATTCGCATCATTGGCAACCTGATGAAGCGGCGCAACAAGTTTGATCATCTGGTGATTGAAACGACTGGGTTGGCAGATCCCGCTCCTGTGATCCAGACCTTCTTTGTGGACGAAGATGTGCGATCGCAAACGAGTTTAGATGCAGTAGTCACTGTTGTGGATGCCAAGCACATTCATCAGCACTGGGATGCCGATGAAGCGATCGAACAACTCGCTTTTGCTGACGTAATTCTGCTCAATAAAACCGACCTGGTAACGCCTGCTGAATTGGATGAATTAGAGCAACGCATCCGCTCGATGAATGCAATGGCAAAAATCTACCGCACCCAAGATGCTCAAGTGGAAATGGATAGCATCCTGGGAGTCGGAGCGTTCGATCTCAGTCGCGCCCTGGAGGTTGACCCCAATTTCTTAGGGGAAGATGCTCACGAACATGATGAGACTGTGGGATCTGTGGCGATCGCAGAATCCGGTGTGTTGAACTTCGAGCGGCTGAATACCTGGATGGGTGAACTGTTACGCAATCAGGGACCGGATATTTTTCGGATGAAGGGCATTCTCAACATTGAGGGCGAAGACAATCGCTTTGTGTTCCAGGGGGTTCACATGCTGTTTGATGGCAGAGCCGATCGCCCCTGGAAGCCCAACGAAACCCGCAGGAATGAGTTGGTTTTTATTGGGCGGAATTTGGATGAGGCAGAGTTGAAGGAGGGGTTTCGGGGGTGTTTGGTGTAG
- a CDS encoding WD40 repeat domain-containing protein: MAKTISQQEFKQVWRGELSDYVTAIAWSPDGRSLAACSAAGEVVLISLPGFQSAFLQSETGYSVDCLAFSHDGQFLAIGGQDGQVKIWSVQSGAAELIAALNNKSVWVDRLCWSPTTHELAFSLGKYVQVWDVETQEVLTTLNFETSTVLDLDWRRDGKYLALAGYQGARVWNANDWDAEAEALDIPSATVAIAWSPDNQFIAEGNLDSTLSVLEWGNPAPWLMQGFPGKVRQLAWSEVPTNIGVPMLASCSGAAVVVWERDGDERVGWASRVLGNHQGVVHAIAFQPGSLLLASAAEDGWVALWHRGTRLIQSLTGVSNGFSCLTWHPQGHQLAAGGLDGELLIWSQTSRGRGFGGR, encoded by the coding sequence ATGGCGAAGACGATTAGTCAGCAAGAGTTTAAGCAGGTTTGGCGGGGTGAATTGTCGGATTATGTTACGGCGATCGCCTGGTCACCGGATGGTCGCTCTCTGGCGGCTTGTTCGGCGGCTGGAGAGGTGGTGTTAATTAGCTTGCCAGGTTTCCAATCTGCCTTTCTCCAGAGTGAAACGGGATACTCTGTTGATTGTCTTGCATTTTCCCATGACGGGCAGTTTTTAGCGATCGGGGGGCAAGATGGGCAGGTGAAGATCTGGTCGGTTCAATCGGGTGCAGCAGAACTCATCGCCGCGTTAAACAACAAATCCGTTTGGGTCGATCGCCTCTGTTGGAGTCCAACAACCCATGAGCTTGCCTTTAGCCTGGGCAAGTATGTGCAGGTTTGGGATGTCGAAACTCAGGAAGTGTTGACGACGCTTAACTTTGAGACTTCAACGGTTTTGGATTTAGATTGGCGCAGAGATGGTAAATATCTTGCTTTAGCAGGCTATCAAGGGGCAAGGGTCTGGAATGCCAACGATTGGGATGCAGAAGCGGAGGCGTTAGATATTCCTTCGGCAACGGTGGCGATCGCCTGGTCGCCCGATAACCAGTTCATTGCTGAAGGAAATCTCGACAGCACCCTAAGCGTGTTGGAGTGGGGCAATCCGGCTCCCTGGTTGATGCAGGGCTTTCCCGGTAAAGTGCGACAACTGGCATGGTCAGAGGTTCCCACTAATATCGGGGTGCCGATGCTGGCATCCTGTAGTGGTGCGGCAGTGGTTGTGTGGGAACGCGATGGCGATGAGCGCGTGGGTTGGGCGAGTCGGGTTCTGGGTAATCATCAAGGAGTGGTGCACGCGATCGCCTTTCAACCCGGTTCACTCCTGTTAGCGTCGGCAGCAGAGGATGGTTGGGTTGCCCTTTGGCACCGGGGCACTCGATTGATTCAATCGCTTACAGGTGTGTCCAACGGCTTCTCCTGCCTCACCTGGCACCCGCAGGGACATCAGCTTGCGGCTGGAGGATTAGATGGCGAGTTGCTGATCTGGTCACAAACTTCGCGTGGTCGTGGGTTTGGTGGACGATGA
- a CDS encoding alpha/beta hydrolase has product MTTTLIPKSAQIGGTVHTFQWQWQDQSFAIAYETRGSGSPVLLLPAFSTVSTRGEMQGIAEQLAPHFQVVAIDWLGFGQSDRPALNYQPALYRQLLQDFLQVQFDQPVAVVAAGHAAGYAMQVAQQTPCPWSKMVLVAPTWKGPLRVMGAPTPVRDAVRELVCSPGIGEALYTLNTAPAFLKFMYRQHVYVDVNKLTPEFMQQKYEITQHSGGRYAPAAFVTGTLDPMQSHEEFLQIGQALSVPTLVVIGEQSPGQSKAEMEALAKLPGIQSDRLSGSLGLHEEYASEVAAIVVPFLRA; this is encoded by the coding sequence GTGACAACTACACTGATACCTAAATCGGCTCAAATTGGCGGAACCGTTCACACGTTCCAATGGCAATGGCAGGATCAAAGCTTTGCGATCGCCTACGAAACGCGCGGCAGTGGCTCTCCAGTTTTGCTCCTCCCTGCCTTTAGCACGGTTTCCACTCGTGGTGAAATGCAGGGGATTGCCGAACAGTTAGCGCCACACTTTCAAGTGGTTGCAATAGATTGGTTAGGTTTTGGACAAAGCGATCGCCCCGCCCTGAACTATCAACCCGCCCTCTACCGTCAACTCCTACAAGATTTCCTTCAGGTTCAATTTGATCAGCCTGTTGCTGTCGTTGCAGCGGGACATGCGGCAGGGTACGCGATGCAAGTTGCTCAGCAAACGCCGTGCCCCTGGTCAAAAATGGTACTGGTTGCACCAACCTGGAAAGGTCCACTGCGGGTAATGGGTGCGCCGACTCCTGTACGCGATGCGGTTCGAGAATTGGTTTGCTCACCCGGCATTGGTGAGGCACTCTATACCCTCAATACGGCTCCTGCCTTCCTGAAGTTCATGTATCGGCAGCATGTCTACGTTGATGTTAATAAACTGACCCCAGAATTCATGCAGCAGAAATATGAGATCACTCAGCACTCAGGGGGACGCTATGCGCCAGCGGCGTTTGTCACAGGAACCCTTGACCCGATGCAAAGCCATGAAGAGTTTTTACAAATTGGGCAAGCACTCTCTGTCCCCACTTTGGTTGTAATTGGCGAACAATCTCCGGGGCAGTCAAAGGCTGAAATGGAAGCCCTTGCAAAGCTACCCGGAATTCAAAGCGATCGCCTTTCTGGTTCTCTGGGACTGCATGAAGAGTACGCGAGTGAAGTAGCCGCGATCGTAGTACCGTTCCTACGGGCTTAA